The Stigmatella ashevillena genomic sequence CACGGACATGTACTCCATGCCGCAGCACGCGGTGGCGTAGGGATAGGTGAAGAGCGAGTACTTGCGTGCCCAGCCCAGCCCCTTGGACACCACCCGCTGCAAGAAACTCACGGTCTCATCGCGGCGGGTTGCAACGATGGGAGCGATGTCGGTCTCAGCCATGATTCCTCAGCTCTCCCAATCGAGAGCGCCCTTCTTCCAAATGTAGATAAGGCCCACCACGAGGGTTGCAGCGAAAACCACCATCTCCCCGTAGCCGAACCAGCCGAGCGACTGGAAGTTCACCGCCCAGGGGTACAGGAAGACCGCCTCCACGTCGAAGATGATGAAGAGCAGGGCGATTACATAGAACTTCACCGCGAAGCGCTGGCGCGCGGGCCCAGTGCTCTCGGAGCCGGCCTCGAAGGCCATGGATTTGATCGCGCTGGGGCGGCGGGGGCCAAGCAGGCTCGCCAAGCCGGGCATCAGGATGGCCAGGACGCCCGCCACCAGCAGCGCCACGGCCATCGGCAGGTAAGGGGCCAGAGGAGAACTCATCGGCGGCGGACCTTAGAAACAGCACTCCGGCCCTGTCAAAGGGAAAGACCGTCCCAACCCCGTCTAAACCTTTGAGATGACAGTAGAAAAGGGGTGCCTTCGCCGCCTGGGGCTCCTGGCTGCTTCCTGGCCCGCCGGCCAGAGTGGCCCCGGGGCTCGGAATGCCGGGCGGGTTTGACGCTCTCTGGCTGGGGCGCCTACCGTCGCGGCTCGTCTCAACGTACGGAGAGAGAGAGATGTGGGGTCGGCTCAGTTTACGGTGGCAGGTGGCGCTCGCGGTGCTCGTGCCTTCTCTGGTCATCTCCGTTCTCGGCGCGGGCTTGTTCCCGCCCCGGCAGAAGGCCATTGGCATGGAGCGGTTGAAGGAGCGCGCCTTCAGTGTGGCCCTGCTCGCTCGCCAAGAGGTGGCCCGGTTGTTGACCGAGTCCCCGGAAGGGGGCGCTGACCGGTTTCAGCCGCTCTTCGAGCAGGTGGATCAGGGTGGGCGCGTGGCGTTCCAGGCGGTGGTGGAGCCAAACGGCGCGGTGCTCTCGCACCGGGGCACGGTTCCCTCTGGCATCCGCACGCTGAAAGCCGCCACCGGCTGTATCGACGGGCGCGTGGCGGAGGCCGTGGTGGTGCGTTGTGCCTTGGCGGATGGCCGTAGCTATGTGCTGGGCTATGACACCGCGGTGGTGCACGAGGACACCCGCGCCTTCGTTCTGTTGGCGCTGCCGCTGTTCCTGGTCTCGACGGTGATTGGCCTGGGACTGGCCTTTCTCCTGAGCCGGGCCATCTCGGAGCCCGTTTCTCACATGACGGACATGGCCCGGGAGGTCTCCATGGGCGATGTGTCCCGCAGCTCCCTGGAGGTGTCCGCGGCGGGGGAAGTCCGCCTCATGGCGCACTCCTTCAATGAGATGCTGGGCACGCTGCGCGCCACGGTGGCGGAGCTCGTCTCGCGCACGGAGCAGCTCTCCAGCGCTTCGCGCGGGCTGACGGGCGCCTCCGCGGATCAAGAGCATGTCATCAGCCAGCAGGCCGCCTACGCCCAGCAGATCGCCGCCACGTTCGAGGAGCTGAGCCGCACCGCGGAGCAGATCTCCAGCTCCACCGAGGTGGTGGAGTCCAGTGCGCGCCGCACCCACGAGGCGGTGGCCGAGGCCATGGCGGTGGTGGCGCAGGTGGTGGCCGGCATCAACGACATCCGCATCGAGTCCAAGGGGGTCGCGGACGCCATCGTCGGGCTGAATCAGGATCTCCAGCAGGTGTCGAAGATCGCCCAGGTCATCAACCAGGTGGCGGAGCGCTCGGACTTGCTGGCGCTCAACGCGGCGCTGGAGGGCACCAAGGCGGGCGAGGTGGGGCGGGGCTTCTCGCTGGTGGCCGCGGAGATGCGCAAGCTGGCGGAGAACGTGTCCGGCTCCGCGCGGGACATCGCCCGCATTGTCGAGAAGGTGCAGGACTCGGGAGACGAGGCCGCCGCCAAGGCCCGTGTGGGCATGGCGACCTCGGACCGAGGGGTGGAGGTGGCCGAGCAGGCCTCGGCGGTGTTCGAGCGCATCGTCGAGCTGGCGCGCGGCACCAGTGAGGCGGCCCGGCAGATCACCATCGCCACACGCCAGCAGCGTCAGTCCAGCGAGCAGGCCGTGCAGGGCGCGCGCAATGTGGCGGAGTTGGTGAAGCAAGGCGTGGATGCCACGGGCCGCACCACCCGCATCGCCCAGGATCTCCAAGCCGTTGCCGAGGGGCTCACCGCCGTGACGGGACGGTTCAAGGTGGCCCGCGACTGAGCGGGCCACCGCTCACGCGGAGGGTTCCTCTTCTTCTGGGGATTGCGGTACCAGTTGGTGAACCTGTTCCAGCAGGGCCCTCAGGGAGAAGGGCTTCTTGAGGAAGCCGGACCACGAATACGGGTGGGACTTCACCTCGGGGAGGATGGCGCTCATGAGGAGGATGGGCATTTGCGCGAAGGCGGGCTGCTGCCGGATGGCCTTGAGGGTCTCGTAGCCATTGAGCCGGGGCATCATGATGTCCAGGATGGCCAGATCCGGCTTCAAGTCATTCAGGCACTTGAGCGCCTCCCACCCATTGCTGCAGGCATAGACCCGGTAGTGGTCCTCTTCGAGGATGGCCTTCACGGCCTCCGCGATGTCGAACTCATCGTCCACGACGAGGATGGTCTTCATGACCGTCTCCGCCGAGAGGGCTTCCGCGGCTGGGGCTTGCGAGGTTTCTGGGCCTTCTTGCCGGAGCCCTGTGGCTTCCGGGATTTGCCGGGTGGGGCGGGCACGTTGCCTGTCAGGCGGGCATGGCCGGTGAGGATCGACTCCGCGCTGTTGAAAGTGCCCGCCACGGAGATGCCCTCTTCCGAGATGGAGAACTCCCGGATGCCGCTGTCGTACAGACTCTCGCGCATCTTCATCACGGAGATGAGCCGGTAGAGCTGAGAGCGCAGCTCGACATAGCGCAGGAGGATGATGTTCTCCACGTACGCGGCCTCCTCCGGGTGGGGGGAGTCCACGCCCGGGCTGAGCAGCGGCGTCTCCTCGGAGTAGAGGGTCGTCACATCCAGCATCCGCAACTGGTGCGAGAGGGCGGAGAAGAAGCGCCCCATGCGCTCCGGGTAGACGGCGGCGGAGCGGAAGCCGGCCACGCTGTCGACGAAGAGCCGCAGCCGATTCACCTTCCGCTCGTGGATGCGCTCCAGGAGCCGCTCCGCGAGCGCATCGAGGTTGTGCTCCAGCGGGGGCTGCCATTGGATCTCGATCAATCCGTTGTCCACGTACTTTTGGAGATCCGACAGCCCCACTCCCGCGGCCTTCTCGATGAGCCGGGGGGGCGTCTCGTAGAAGCCGAAGTAGACGCCCGGTTGTCCCTCCCGGGCCCCCTGAAGCAGGAAGTGAAGCCCCAGGAGCGTCTTGCCCGTCCCGGGGCTGCCCAGGAGCATGGTGGTGGAGCCGGACAGGACTCCTCCGTGGATCGACTCG encodes the following:
- a CDS encoding NADH-quinone oxidoreductase subunit A, with amino-acid sequence MSSPLAPYLPMAVALLVAGVLAILMPGLASLLGPRRPSAIKSMAFEAGSESTGPARQRFAVKFYVIALLFIIFDVEAVFLYPWAVNFQSLGWFGYGEMVVFAATLVVGLIYIWKKGALDWES
- a CDS encoding methyl-accepting chemotaxis protein — its product is MWGRLSLRWQVALAVLVPSLVISVLGAGLFPPRQKAIGMERLKERAFSVALLARQEVARLLTESPEGGADRFQPLFEQVDQGGRVAFQAVVEPNGAVLSHRGTVPSGIRTLKAATGCIDGRVAEAVVVRCALADGRSYVLGYDTAVVHEDTRAFVLLALPLFLVSTVIGLGLAFLLSRAISEPVSHMTDMAREVSMGDVSRSSLEVSAAGEVRLMAHSFNEMLGTLRATVAELVSRTEQLSSASRGLTGASADQEHVISQQAAYAQQIAATFEELSRTAEQISSSTEVVESSARRTHEAVAEAMAVVAQVVAGINDIRIESKGVADAIVGLNQDLQQVSKIAQVINQVAERSDLLALNAALEGTKAGEVGRGFSLVAAEMRKLAENVSGSARDIARIVEKVQDSGDEAAAKARVGMATSDRGVEVAEQASAVFERIVELARGTSEAARQITIATRQQRQSSEQAVQGARNVAELVKQGVDATGRTTRIAQDLQAVAEGLTAVTGRFKVARD
- a CDS encoding response regulator, yielding MKTILVVDDEFDIAEAVKAILEEDHYRVYACSNGWEALKCLNDLKPDLAILDIMMPRLNGYETLKAIRQQPAFAQMPILLMSAILPEVKSHPYSWSGFLKKPFSLRALLEQVHQLVPQSPEEEEPSA
- a CDS encoding ATPase domain-containing protein produces the protein MKDQAEAPGEKTPGPAAKAERLLTDVPRLDFITKGGLLKGDCYSVMGPPGSGKTVLANQIAFNHVKRGGRALYVTLLSESHARMLANLEAMTFFDPSVIPSKLHYISGYRELEQEGLKGLLELVRRAAQDHQATLLIIDGMDAAKEFARSDLSFKRFLQSLQTFTSILGATVLLLSPHHEGEVHPESTAVDGVFELSLWLSGPRAVRELVAMKFRGSDSLLGKHEVEISDRGIVIHPRTEVQFANPQDNGREDRIRMAFGIPRLDESIHGGVLSGSTTMLLGSPGTGKTLLGLHFLLQGAREGQPGVYFGFYETPPRLIEKAAGVGLSDLQKYVDNGLIEIQWQPPLEHNLDALAERLLERIHERKVNRLRLFVDSVAGFRSAAVYPERMGRFFSALSHQLRMLDVTTLYSEETPLLSPGVDSPHPEEAAYVENIILLRYVELRSQLYRLISVMKMRESLYDSGIREFSISEEGISVAGTFNSAESILTGHARLTGNVPAPPGKSRKPQGSGKKAQKPRKPQPRKPSRRRRS